A genomic stretch from Strix aluco isolate bStrAlu1 chromosome 12, bStrAlu1.hap1, whole genome shotgun sequence includes:
- the LIPC gene encoding hepatic triacylglycerol lipase isoform X1 — MNSLQLLSFLLLSCIITPGNTHGGKKKEALGSQSQHTRTKKDQQNLETKFRLYRDTTEEGCQIFFNQLETLDKCSFNASLPLVMIVHGWSVDGMLEGWIWKMAAALKSQHKQINVIIADWLTFAHQHYPIAVQNTRHIGQEIADFLEWLEESIQFSRSNAHLIGYSLGAHVSGFAGSYISGTNKIGRITGLDPAGPLFEGMSPTDRLSPDDANFVDAIHTFTKQHMGLSVGIKQPVAHFDFYPNGGTFQPGCHIMHVYNHIAQYGITGITQTVKCAHERSVHLFIDSLLHNDKQSTAYWCNDINTFNKGMCLSCRKNRCNTLGYNVREERLPKSRQLFLKTRAHMPFKVYHYQFKIHFINEIEGKQIDPTFTISLTGTKEDAKNLPITLVEGINGNKTYSFLITLDTDIGELIMIKFKWEGTAVWENIWDTVQTIIPWTKGTRRPGLIVKTIRVKAGETQQKMTFCSQSIDNVHLHPAQEKTFVRCEDRFRRQNRK; from the exons AGGCACTGGGATCACAGAGTCAGCACACTAGAACAAAGAAAGATCAGCAAAACTTAGAAACCAAATTTCGACTCTATAGAGATACAACTGAAGAAGgctgtcagattttttttaatcagttggaGACTCTTGACAAATGCAGTTTCAATGCCTCTCTTCCTCTGGTGATGATAGTCCATGGCTGGTCG GTGGATGGAATGTTAGAAGGTTGGATTTGGAAAATGGCAGCAGCTCTGAAGTCTCAGCATAAACAAATTAATGTGATCATTGCAGACTGGCTTACATTTGCTCACCAGCACTATCCTATTGCTGTACAGAATACACGCCACATAGGACAGGAGATAGCAGACTTCCTGGAATGGCTGGAG GAATCCATTCAATTTTCCAGAAGCAATGCTCATCTAATTGGGTACAGCCTAGGAGCTCATGTTTCAGGATTTGCTGGAAGTTACATCAGCGGTACGAACAAGATCGGAAGAATTACAG GCCTTGACCCTGCCGGTCCCTTGTTTGAAGGAATGTCGCCAACAGACCGTTTATCTCCAGATGATGCAAACTTTGTAGATGCAATTCATACATTCACTAAACAGCACATGGGTCTTAGTGTTGGCATCAAGCAGCCTGTGGCTCATTTTGACTTTTATCCCAACGGAGGCACCTTTCAGCCTGGCTGTCACATCATGCACGTGTATAACCACATTGCGCAATACGGAATCACCG gTATCACTCAAACTGTGAAATGTGCTCATGAGAGATCAGTTCATTTGTTCATCGACTCTCTGCTTCACAACGATAAGCAAAGCACAGCATACTGGTGCAACGACATCAACACTTTCAACAAAGGAATGTGCCTCAGCTGTAGAAAGAACCGGTGCAACACACTGGGCTACAACGTCAGGGAAGAAAGGCTCCCCAAAAGCAGACAActctttctgaaaacaagagCACATATGCCTTTCAAAG TCTATCATTACCAGTTCAAGATCCACTTCATCAATGAAATAGAAGGCAAGCAGATAGACCCAACTTTTACCATTTCTCTGACAGGCACTAAGGAGGATGCTAAAAACCTGCCCATCACACT AGTTGAAGGCATTAATGGGAATAAAACCTACTCTTTTCTCATCACCCTGGACACTGATATTGGTGAGCTAATAATGATCAAGTTCAAATGGGAAGGAACTGCAGTTTGGGAGAATATCTGGGACACAGTTCAAACCATAATACCATGGACAAAAGGCACCCGTCGACCAGGACTTATAGTGAAGACAATAAGAGTGAAAGCAGGGGAAACACAGCAAAA AATGACATTTTGTTCTCAAAGCATTGACAATGTTCACCTTCATCCAGCCCAAGAGAAAACATTTGTGAGGTGTGAAGATCGCTTTCggagacaaaacagaaaatga
- the LIPC gene encoding hepatic triacylglycerol lipase isoform X2, producing MEERKKVDGMLEGWIWKMAAALKSQHKQINVIIADWLTFAHQHYPIAVQNTRHIGQEIADFLEWLEESIQFSRSNAHLIGYSLGAHVSGFAGSYISGTNKIGRITGLDPAGPLFEGMSPTDRLSPDDANFVDAIHTFTKQHMGLSVGIKQPVAHFDFYPNGGTFQPGCHIMHVYNHIAQYGITGITQTVKCAHERSVHLFIDSLLHNDKQSTAYWCNDINTFNKGMCLSCRKNRCNTLGYNVREERLPKSRQLFLKTRAHMPFKVYHYQFKIHFINEIEGKQIDPTFTISLTGTKEDAKNLPITLVEGINGNKTYSFLITLDTDIGELIMIKFKWEGTAVWENIWDTVQTIIPWTKGTRRPGLIVKTIRVKAGETQQKMTFCSQSIDNVHLHPAQEKTFVRCEDRFRRQNRK from the exons GTGGATGGAATGTTAGAAGGTTGGATTTGGAAAATGGCAGCAGCTCTGAAGTCTCAGCATAAACAAATTAATGTGATCATTGCAGACTGGCTTACATTTGCTCACCAGCACTATCCTATTGCTGTACAGAATACACGCCACATAGGACAGGAGATAGCAGACTTCCTGGAATGGCTGGAG GAATCCATTCAATTTTCCAGAAGCAATGCTCATCTAATTGGGTACAGCCTAGGAGCTCATGTTTCAGGATTTGCTGGAAGTTACATCAGCGGTACGAACAAGATCGGAAGAATTACAG GCCTTGACCCTGCCGGTCCCTTGTTTGAAGGAATGTCGCCAACAGACCGTTTATCTCCAGATGATGCAAACTTTGTAGATGCAATTCATACATTCACTAAACAGCACATGGGTCTTAGTGTTGGCATCAAGCAGCCTGTGGCTCATTTTGACTTTTATCCCAACGGAGGCACCTTTCAGCCTGGCTGTCACATCATGCACGTGTATAACCACATTGCGCAATACGGAATCACCG gTATCACTCAAACTGTGAAATGTGCTCATGAGAGATCAGTTCATTTGTTCATCGACTCTCTGCTTCACAACGATAAGCAAAGCACAGCATACTGGTGCAACGACATCAACACTTTCAACAAAGGAATGTGCCTCAGCTGTAGAAAGAACCGGTGCAACACACTGGGCTACAACGTCAGGGAAGAAAGGCTCCCCAAAAGCAGACAActctttctgaaaacaagagCACATATGCCTTTCAAAG TCTATCATTACCAGTTCAAGATCCACTTCATCAATGAAATAGAAGGCAAGCAGATAGACCCAACTTTTACCATTTCTCTGACAGGCACTAAGGAGGATGCTAAAAACCTGCCCATCACACT AGTTGAAGGCATTAATGGGAATAAAACCTACTCTTTTCTCATCACCCTGGACACTGATATTGGTGAGCTAATAATGATCAAGTTCAAATGGGAAGGAACTGCAGTTTGGGAGAATATCTGGGACACAGTTCAAACCATAATACCATGGACAAAAGGCACCCGTCGACCAGGACTTATAGTGAAGACAATAAGAGTGAAAGCAGGGGAAACACAGCAAAA AATGACATTTTGTTCTCAAAGCATTGACAATGTTCACCTTCATCCAGCCCAAGAGAAAACATTTGTGAGGTGTGAAGATCGCTTTCggagacaaaacagaaaatga